A window of Haliscomenobacter hydrossis DSM 1100 contains these coding sequences:
- a CDS encoding SMI1/KNR4 family protein codes for MKYFTKELLGNIKRPFRMEGFPYTEIEKVERIYGTRFPEAYREFLNLMGMRVDFFTGIDYSMYDLKLYKGGAESYLYSNFGDIGLTLLKEDDIVFVSSQGCNHFYMSTSEGENPPVHFINEGLLKLEPTQSYESFTKFIRKIGNI; via the coding sequence ATGAAATACTTTACTAAAGAATTGCTTGGTAATATAAAAAGGCCATTTCGTATGGAAGGCTTTCCCTATACTGAAATTGAAAAAGTTGAAAGAATTTATGGTACAAGATTTCCTGAAGCCTATCGGGAGTTTCTTAATTTGATGGGGATGCGAGTAGATTTTTTTACCGGAATAGATTATTCTATGTACGACTTAAAGCTATATAAAGGTGGTGCGGAATCCTATTTGTATTCTAACTTTGGAGATATTGGATTAACGTTATTGAAGGAAGATGATATTGTTTTTGTAAGTAGCCAAGGATGTAATCATTTTTATATGTCTACATCAGAGGGAGAAAACCCACCCGTTCACTTCATAAATGAAGGATTGCTAAAATTGGAACCAACTCAATCCTATGAATCTTTTACCAAGTTTATACGAAAAATTGGCAACATATAA
- a CDS encoding cupin domain-containing protein: MTSVQTARTVVNPVIKDKATFVEIAAETGGRRTFIEIELAPGGGNGLHYHKSFAETFTVLQGTLGVQMGKQIHHLQPGQSATVEPMVVHRFFNVSQAEPVMFSVELRPGHAGFERCVQVVYGLAADQQTDQKNGIPKNIYHLALILKWGDTQMPGFFKLLQPLFGWLAKRAERKGIDQQLIEKYCKF, translated from the coding sequence ATGACAAGCGTTCAGACTGCACGCACCGTAGTTAATCCGGTCATTAAAGACAAAGCTACTTTTGTTGAAATCGCTGCCGAAACAGGCGGCAGACGTACTTTTATCGAAATTGAACTTGCCCCCGGCGGCGGCAATGGTTTGCACTACCACAAAAGTTTTGCCGAAACCTTTACTGTGCTTCAAGGAACCCTGGGCGTGCAAATGGGCAAACAAATCCACCACCTTCAGCCTGGTCAATCCGCCACCGTTGAGCCAATGGTTGTGCATCGATTTTTCAATGTTTCTCAAGCGGAACCCGTGATGTTCAGCGTTGAACTAAGGCCTGGACATGCCGGTTTTGAGCGTTGTGTCCAGGTTGTATATGGCCTGGCAGCCGACCAGCAAACTGATCAAAAGAATGGAATTCCTAAAAACATCTACCACCTCGCTTTGATCTTAAAATGGGGAGACACCCAAATGCCAGGCTTTTTTAAATTGTTGCAGCCTCTGTTTGGCTGGTTGGCCAAACGCGCCGAGCGAAAAGGTATTGACCAACAATTGATCGAGAAATATTGCAAATTTTAG
- a CDS encoding ATP-binding protein encodes MSYITRKSETEIARLLDYFPAVAIVGPRQVGKTSLAKHLAENSARATVYFDLEDPDDLAKFANPRLLLEPLENKTVILDEVQRLPNLFPILRSAIDRNRKPARFILLGSASPDLIRDASETLAGRIAYFELTPFLWQEVANLTDWRQHCFRGGFHGSLLAPDEELARLWRTNFITTYLERDLPALGLKAEPTLTRRLWQMTAHLSGSVLNMETIASGLGIGNSSVRRYLDFFESSYLIRRLQPYLPNLRKRLIRSPKLYLRDTGILHQLLGVPSFESMMGNPIVGASWETYVIEQIAGNLPSWAELFYYRTQDGTEADLVIARGGVAEVLVEIKFTTTPKLTKSLHIAKADLGTTRNFIICPVAAGYPLDTDVRVLGVGEWGEVFGDRG; translated from the coding sequence ATGAGCTACATTACTAGAAAATCAGAAACAGAAATTGCCCGTTTGCTGGATTACTTTCCTGCGGTAGCCATTGTTGGGCCTCGACAAGTGGGTAAAACATCTTTGGCAAAACATCTGGCAGAAAACAGTGCCAGGGCTACTGTCTATTTTGATCTGGAGGACCCCGATGACCTTGCCAAATTCGCCAATCCTCGTTTGTTACTGGAGCCTCTGGAAAACAAAACCGTTATTCTCGACGAAGTACAGCGCCTGCCGAATTTATTTCCTATCCTGCGTAGTGCCATTGATCGAAACCGTAAGCCAGCGCGCTTTATTTTGCTCGGTTCTGCTTCCCCCGACCTTATCCGCGATGCTTCTGAAACCCTGGCTGGCCGCATAGCTTACTTCGAGTTGACGCCATTCCTATGGCAGGAGGTAGCCAATTTGACCGATTGGCGACAACATTGTTTTCGTGGAGGTTTTCACGGTTCTTTATTGGCGCCAGATGAAGAACTGGCCAGGCTTTGGCGTACCAATTTCATCACTACTTATCTGGAACGAGACCTCCCTGCATTGGGGCTAAAAGCGGAGCCGACGTTGACCCGCCGACTCTGGCAAATGACCGCTCATTTGAGTGGTAGCGTTTTAAATATGGAGACCATCGCCTCAGGCTTGGGGATTGGCAATTCTTCGGTGCGGCGTTATCTGGATTTTTTTGAATCCTCATACCTCATCCGCAGGTTGCAGCCTTACCTACCCAATCTGCGCAAAAGGCTGATTCGCAGCCCTAAACTGTACTTACGGGATACAGGGATCTTGCATCAATTGTTGGGCGTACCTTCTTTTGAAAGTATGATGGGCAACCCTATCGTTGGAGCCTCTTGGGAAACTTACGTCATCGAACAGATTGCAGGCAATTTACCCAGCTGGGCTGAGCTGTTTTATTATCGAACTCAGGATGGTACCGAGGCGGATTTGGTTATTGCCAGAGGTGGGGTTGCTGAGGTATTGGTTGAGATCAAATTTACCACGACCCCCAAACTAACCAAAAGCCTGCATATTGCTAAAGCAGACCTCGGCACAACGCGTAATTTTATCATTTGCCCAGTTGCTGCTGGCTATCCCTTGGATACGGATGTAAGAGTGCTGGGAGTTGGTGAATGGGGAGAGGTTTTTGGGGATCGGGGTTAA